Below is a genomic region from Pseudomonas sp. JQ170C.
CCACGGTGCCCGGGCCGGTCAGTCACTCAGCGAACTGGTCGGCTTGCGCGATTTGCTGCAGCAAATGCCAGAGCCGGTCAGCGGCAGCCATGAGTACCGCAATGACGCAGGGCGCAGTCACTTCCTCAACATCCGCCTGGTGCCTGAACTGAACTGGTACCTGTTCGTCGACAAACGCGAAGATGGCGCACTGGACAACGTGCGTCAGTCGCTTTACCTGAACCTGGCGATCTGCACCATCATTGGCCTGGTGGTGCTGTCGCTGCTCAACGCCATGGTCAAGCGCCATCAAGACAGCATCGAAGCCCTGGCGACGCTCGACAGCCTGACCGGCCTGCCCAACCGCCGGGGCTTCGACCTCCTGGCAGCGCAGGCCATGCAGGAATCCCGGCGTGAGCCCAACCCATTGGTGGCGCTGTTGATCGACCTCGACCACTTCAAGGCACTCAACGACACCCACGGCCACCTGGCCGGCGACGAAGTGCTGCGCCAGTTCGCCCAGGTGCTGGAGAACTGCCTGCGCCAGGCAGACATCATCTGCCGCTGGGGCGGTGAGGAGTTCATCGTTCTGCTCAAGGACACCGACGGCGTGCGCGCCCAGGAAATCGCCGAAAAGATCCGCCAGCGTACCGAGGAACTGGCCTTCTCCTTCGCCGGCAATCCGATCAGACTGACCACCAGCATTGGCTTGAGCACCCTGCAGCGCGAAGATACCCTGCACAGTCTGATCGCCCGCGCCGACCATGCGCTGTACCGTGCCAAACAAAGCGGACGCAATCGCGTCTGCACCGAGATGCCCAGGTCCGACAATGAGTGACCCCCAACACTGCCCTGCCTGCGGCGCCAGCAACCGCTGCAGCCTGGCCGACCCGCGCACTGCCGCCACGGCCTGCTGGTGCTACGGCGTCAGCATCGACCCCAAGGTGCTCGAAGCCTTGCCCGCCGAGTTGCGCAACAAGGCCTGCCTGTGCCCCGCCTGCGCCCAGGTGCTGGAACAACTGGACGCAGCAAAAGCAGCCCGCGACCGTTAAACTGCCACGCCCGGACCCTGGCCTTGTATGCGTCTCGATCGTTTCCTCAGCAACCTGCCCTGCTTCAACCGCCAGCAAGTACGCCTGCTGCTGGTGCAGCG
It encodes:
- a CDS encoding sensor domain-containing diguanylate cyclase, producing MPSRSALFSQRSLILTLLLLLGCGFLATSLISYFASRSAIRDNIVNTELPLTSDTVYSEIQKDLVRPILISSMMAHDTFLRDWALEGEQDPQQLSRYLNEIMGQYRAYTAFFVSSRTGNYYQAQKGVLKQIDPKDSRDAWYWRVLKLTEPYEINVDLDMANQDRLTVFINYRMFDYDGNFIGVTGIGLTVEAVVRLIDDYQQRYQRQVYFVDPKGQVVLTGSNGGPHGARAGQSLSELVGLRDLLQQMPEPVSGSHEYRNDAGRSHFLNIRLVPELNWYLFVDKREDGALDNVRQSLYLNLAICTIIGLVVLSLLNAMVKRHQDSIEALATLDSLTGLPNRRGFDLLAAQAMQESRREPNPLVALLIDLDHFKALNDTHGHLAGDEVLRQFAQVLENCLRQADIICRWGGEEFIVLLKDTDGVRAQEIAEKIRQRTEELAFSFAGNPIRLTTSIGLSTLQREDTLHSLIARADHALYRAKQSGRNRVCTEMPRSDNE
- a CDS encoding cysteine-rich CWC family protein, producing MSDPQHCPACGASNRCSLADPRTAATACWCYGVSIDPKVLEALPAELRNKACLCPACAQVLEQLDAAKAARDR